A single genomic interval of Hevea brasiliensis isolate MT/VB/25A 57/8 chromosome 4, ASM3005281v1, whole genome shotgun sequence harbors:
- the LOC131179411 gene encoding uncharacterized protein LOC131179411 — translation MSWLINSMQPHIAYEYLLLNIAAAIWSAVSQTYSQVGNDAQVYELQNKEVDFYQNFQASCPEDAVKFQKLVEKERIYDFLTGLNMGYDQIRVPVLGKNPLPTLRQTYSYVQHEKSRRSAMIHSCLLIRQDTNTTEMFSNEEVQTLRRLLSQLKSQSTTVASYNFINSGKEKVYTADRSLSSVFGAGSVKYIPNISLSSVLHELTTGRMIGSSRLQDGLYLLNDYVGQAMLGQSMVCDACEFAKHTKQSYPAINNKASVPFMIIHSDIWGPTQTVSLSGYRWMPLRTLEFKSPLEVLQGKNSYTVPPKVFGCVCFIHKLNSGKLEPRALKYIFVGYSSTQKEYRCYHPPLRKYFVSMDVTFKESESYFHPPLQGEHRKEETDKADLRIYTRRNKTDIAIEQETADQLESLDSIPGRLEVCDESPLAPDESNFDSQSVLLSSDNDLDIPIAL, via the exons ATGTCATGGCTTATCAATTCCATGCAACCACATATAGCTTATGAGTATTTACTGTTGAATATTGCAGCTGCCATTTGGAGTGCAGTTTCTCAGACCTATTCTCAAGTTGGGAACGATGCACAAGTGTATGAGCTTCAAAACAAG GAAGTAGACTTTTACCAGAACTTTCAAGCCTCATGTCCTGAAGATGCTGTTAAATTTCAGAAGTTGGTTGAGAAAGAGCGGATCTATGATTTTCTTACCGGGTTGAATATGGGATATGATCAAATTAGAGTCCCAGTGCTTGGAAAGAATCCTTTACCTACCTTAAGACAGACATACTCTTATGTTCAGCATGAAAAGAGCAGGAGGAGTGCCATGATTCATTCATGTCTGTTGATAAGGCAGG ATACTAACACCACTGAGATGTTTTCCAATGAAGAGGTACAGACTCTAAGGCGTCTGCTATCACAACTTAAATCGCAATCCACCACAGTTGCCTCTTATAACTTCATCAACTCAG gaaaagaaaaagtttatactGCGGATAGATCCTTGTCTAGTGTTTTTGGAGCAGGTTCTGTTAAATACATCCCCAATATAAGTCTTAGTTCTGTTTTACAT GAATTGACGACAGGGAGAATGATTGGCAGTAGTAGACTGCAAGATGGGCTATATCTCTTGAATGATTATGTTGGCCAGGCTATGTTGGGGCAATCTATGG TATGTGATGCTTGTGAGTTTGCCAAACATACCAAACAATCTTATCCTGCAATAAATAATAAGGCTTCAGTTCCTTTTATGATTATCCATTCTGATATATGGGGGCCTACTCAAACTGTATCTTTATCGGGTTACAGATG GATGCCTCTTCGAACATTAGAGTTTAAGAGTCCTTTAGAGGTTTTgcagggtaaaaattcatataccGTTCCTCCAAAGGTATTTGGTTGTGTTTGCTTTATTCATAAGCTTAATAGTGGAAAATTAGAACCCCGGGCCCTGAAATATATTTTTGTTGGTTATTCTAGCACTCAGAAGGAATATAGGTGTTATCATCCTCCTTTACGAAAATATTTTGTGAGTATGGACGTTACCTTCAAGGAATCTGAATCTTATTTCCATCCACCTCTTCAGGGGGAACATAGGAAGGAAGAG ACTGACAAGGCAGATTTGAGAATATATACCCGACGAAACAAGACAGATATAGCCATTGAGCAGGAGACTGCTGATCAACTGGAATCCCTGGATTCAATTCCTGGACGTCTTGAGGTATGTGATGAGTCTCCTTTGGCTCCTGATGAGTCTAATTTTGATTCTCAgtctgttcttctttcttctgatAATGATCTTGATATTCCTATTGCTCTCTAG